GCGGCGGTACCGGCGACGTTGACGTTTGTCTTTGAGGCGGTGACGTTGATACGGGCGGTTtggctaccgattgttgcggCGGCTGCGGCTGGGGCGGcagctgctgctgttgctgctggGGCGGTGGCGGTGCCTGGTACACGGTGGCTGGCAGCGCCTGAGGCGGAGGTCTATTCGTTATCACACTAGTGGcgtaaattttttgagctaacGGCGGTGGTGGTGCTGAGGTACACGGAAGTAGCGGCGGCGGAGCCGATGTATTCGGGGGCATATGCATGACCGGCTCGGACGGCGGTTCCGGACTGATGATCGGGCCGTTCCAGATCGGTTTAGCGAGAGAATTGACTGTAGGAGGAGGCGGAGGCGCTTGAGCTACCGGAGGTTTCGAAACATTGTTATTCTTCACTTCCCAAGTATTCAAATCGATATTGTGACGTCCCGGAACGATCGGCGGAGGCGGCATACCGGGTCCTTTTTTCTTCGTACCGCTGCTGCTCGTTTGCGGCATCGGTTTAGCTGGCTGTTTCGCGATTGAAGCCCAGGTGGTTTTCTTTTCGACGACTTGCGGAACCGAATTCGTATAAGGGTCTGGTTTCACAACGCCGTAGCAGTACTTGGACGGGTCCAGCATTTTGTTCGAATTTGTATCCGCGTTTATATCTAAATTGTGCAATCGTTGATCTAATCCTTTCATCGCTTTCGTCGTATCGTATAAATTCTCCCTATAATACTCTTGGTACTGTTTGTCCGCCATAGGAGGTAGCGAAGCGCTCGTCTCCCATGCTTGATATTCCGCATTAGCGGGGAAATAATTGAACGAGGTAGCGTTTGGGGCCGGCGTTTGTGCAAAAGGAGCCGTGTACGCTGCCCCGAACATACCCTCCATACCGTAAGCGGCTTCAGCCGGAGCCATTTGTCCGTTATAATCGCTCACGTAAGTAATACCTTCATTATTTGGCCAAGCACTAGCGCCATCTCCTACACAATAAGCCGGGTAAGGATATGAAGCTCCATAGTAATTTGACATAGAGTACGAAGCGACCGTTAGAGACCCATTTGGAGCAGCGTTGTagttctgaaaacaaaaacatcgGCGTATTGTTACCATAAGAAACGAAAACAACCTTGCTAATCATGCCAATATCATCGGGGTAAACGACCTCAACTCGACAATCAACAATGCTAACAATATTCAAAACAGACAATTGTTCGATTAAGACGTACATTATGTACTTTGTTTTTAAATTGCAATAAATACACAAAACATACTTGATGAGCTGCCCAATTATTCACGTTTTCATGTTCGCTGTTTTCTGTTCCATTTCGTACACCACCTAAAGAAAAATCGACAAATATTAACGCCATGTACGAAAATATATATAAATCTATATCGTTTTTTTCACACGTTTCACAATCAAACTAATGACTAGTTTAATGATACACCATCATCGCTATCGAGCCGATATTTTCGACGCAATTAAGATCATTGTGCGATTAGAAAATCAACACTATAGGGCAATATTTACCTTGATTTCCGTGTCCTTTTACTCGCTGCATTTAAGACACATACACAATATTAATAGCACTTTCAATGTGTAAATGTTTTAATAGGGTTTTTATGGACCGAGAAGTTCGTTAACGCGCAATCGAACAGATTATTGACACACctgctttgataaaattgacaaaaaaaaactttagcaACACGATTAGTGCAACGAAAAGAAAATCAGTTCAGTGACACTACCGATTATTACCGCGATCCCGAAATTATAGGAAATCGGCTATTACAGTCcgatttataaaattcaatcaGTTAATGcaacgaaaaa
The sequence above is a segment of the Planococcus citri chromosome 3, ihPlaCitr1.1, whole genome shotgun sequence genome. Coding sequences within it:
- the Ythdf gene encoding YTH domain-containing family protein 3 isoform X2; the encoded protein is MQRVKGHGNQGGVRNGTENSEHENVNNWAAHQNYNAAPNGSLTVASYSMSNYYGASYPYPAYCVGDGASAWPNNEGITYVSDYNGQMAPAEAAYGMEGMFGAAYTAPFAQTPAPNATSFNYFPANAEYQAWETSASLPPMADKQYQEYYRENLYDTTKAMKGLDQRLHNLDINADTNSNKMLDPSKYCYGVVKPDPYTNSVPQVVEKKTTWASIAKQPAKPMPQTSSSGTKKKGPGMPPPPIVPGRHNIDLNTWEVKNNNVSKPPVAQAPPPPPTVNSLAKPIWNGPIISPEPPSEPVMHMPPNTSAPPPLLPCTSAPPPPLAQKIYATSVITNRPPPQALPATVYQAPPPPQQQQQQLPPQPQPPQQSVAKPPVSTSPPQRQTSTSPVPPPSVASSTSSSSSPSSSAVSPHSVVDKLRDKNNYNPSELELPPKGTRFFVIKSYSEDDVHRSIKYEIWCSTEHGNKRLDDAFNDQKAVNGAVYLFFSVNGSGHFCGVARMISAVDYGASSSVWAQDKWKGQFRVRWIYVKDVPNGQLRHIRLENNENKPVTNSRDTQEVHYDKGVNVLKIIHSYSHTTSIFDDFTHYEKRQEEGDCIKRAPPPPLHQPPHRNNAFNTRSSQNKDRDGRDGRDGRDSRDGRDSRDGRDGRDGRDGRDGRDGRDGRDGGMGRDDRGGRNNNGNNFTNHRNQWNSLRS
- the Ythdf gene encoding YTH domain-containing family protein 3 isoform X1, producing the protein MQRVKGHGNQGGVRNGTENSEHENVNNWAAHQNYNAAPNGSLTVASYSMSNYYGASYPYPAYCVGDGASAWPNNEGITYVSDYNGQMAPAEAAYGMEGMFGAAYTAPFAQTPAPNATSFNYFPANAEYQAWETSASLPPMADKQYQEYYRENLYDTTKAMKGLDQRLHNLDINADTNSNKMLDPSKYCYGVVKPDPYTNSVPQVVEKKTTWASIAKQPAKPMPQTSSSGTKKKGPGMPPPPIVPGRHNIDLNTWEVKNNNVSKPPVAQAPPPPPTVNSLAKPIWNGPIISPEPPSEPVMHMPPNTSAPPPLLPCTSAPPPPLAQKIYATSVITNRPPPQALPATVYQAPPPPQQQQQQLPPQPQPPQQSVAKPPVSTSPPQRQTSTSPVPPPSVASSTSSSSSPSSSAVSPHSVVDKLRDKNNYNPSELELPPKGTRFFVIKSYSEDDVHRSIKYEIWCSTEHGNKRLDDAFNDQKAVNGAVYLFFSVNGSGHFCGVARMISAVDYGASSSVWAQDKWKGQFRVRWIYVKDVPNGQLRHIRLENNENKPVTNSRDTQEVHYDKGVNVLKIIHSYSHTTSIFDDFTHYEKRQEEGDCIKRAPPPPLHQPPHRNNAFNTRSSQNKDRDGRDGRDGRDSRDGRDSRDGRDGRDGRDGSGSNNYNSNHNRRGGGSGRDGRDRDGRDGRDGRDGRDGGMGRDDRGGRNNNGNNFTNHRNQWNSLRS